One genomic region from Phragmites australis chromosome 1, lpPhrAust1.1, whole genome shotgun sequence encodes:
- the LOC133888327 gene encoding cell number regulator 8-like: MGAAANHEEESSPLLPAASAAAGQKLPRDPAPSPAPVAVKCCANGVPVVMGEPVAAHAVGGVPRESWDSGILSCLGRNDEFCSSDLEVCLLGSIAPCVLYGSNVERLAAGQGTFANSCLPYTGLYMLGYSLFGWNCLAPWFSHPTRTAIRRSFNLEGSFEAFTRQCGCFRGLLEDEERREHLEVACDLATHYLCHPCALCQEGRELRRRVPHPGFNNGRSVFVMMPPMEQTMGRGM; encoded by the exons ATGGGCGCCGCCGCCAACCACGAGGAGGAGTCCAGTCCCCTCCTCCCCGCGGCTAGCGCCGCCGCGGGCCAGAAGCTCCCGCGGGATCCGGCTCCGTCTCCGGCTCCTGTGGCCGTGAAGTGTTGCGCCAACGGGGTCCCGGTCGTGATGGGCGAGCCGGTCGCAGCCCACGCCGTCGGCGGCGTCCCGCGGGAGAGCTGGGACTCGGGGATCCTCTCCTGCCTCGGCCGCAACGACGAGTTCTGCAGCAGCGACCTCGAAGTGT GTCTTCTTGGAAGCATAGCACCATGTGTGCTGTATGGTAGTAATGTTGAGAGACTTGCAGCAGGACAAGGCACTTTTGCAAACAGCTGCTTGCCCTATACTGGCCTCTATATGCTTGGGTACTCTCTGTTTGGGTGGAACTGCCTAGCTCCATGGTTCTCTCATCCCACTCGTACTGCTATTCGTCGAAGTTTCAATCTTGAG GGTAGCTTTGAGGCTTTCACCAGGCAATGCGGGTGCTTCCGTGGTCTCCTTGAGGATGAGGAGAGGCGTGAGCACCTAGAGGTTGCCTGCGACCTTGCGACTCACTACCTCTGTCACCCTTGCGCCCTCTGCCAGGAGGGGCGCGAGCTGCGCCGCAGGGTCCCTCACCCTGGATTCAACAACGGGCGCTCCGTCTTTGTCATGATGCCACCCATGGAGCAGACCATGGGACGTGGCATGTGA